Part of the Pseudoxanthomonas sp. Root65 genome is shown below.
TTGGGGATAGCCAGGTGCACGCGCGCGTCGCGCACCGGGCGCAGGGTGGTGATGGTGCGGACCAGTTCGGTTTCCAGGGCGTGCTGGTAGCGCGCGTTCTCGACGAACTGGCTGACGCCGAAGCCGGGATCGCGCTCCATCATCTCGAACCCGAGACGGCCGCTTTCGGCCAGGCCGGCGCCGGCCAGTTTCAGGCGGGCGTCGTGCAGGTTCTCTTCCGGCACGGAGATGGCGCCGCTGGCCTGGTCCAGCTGGAACGGAATCTGCGCCGCACGCAGCATGTCGGTGGCTTCGGCGGTGGCCTTGGCGTCCAGGCCGGTGTAGAGCGGGGTGTAGGCCGGCTTCTGCGACCAGAAGAACACCATCATGCCGACGGCCACGGCGCCGGCGATCAGCAGCAGCGTGCCCATCTGCTTGAACACGCGCGCGTCCTGGATCTTGGTCAGCGCCGCACCGGCCTTGTCGGCGGTCAGCGATTCCTTCAGGGCTTCCTTGGACAGCGTGAGGGCCATGGTGACGGTTCGGTTCTAGGTGAGAGGGTGGGGCCGCGTTACAGCGGCATGTTCATCACGTCCTGGTAGGCCTGCACCAGGCGGTTGCGCACTTCCACGGTGGCGCGGAACGCGACCTGCGACTGCTGTGCGGCCACCATCACCCGCGCCAGGTCAGCGCGCGGATCGCCCAGCTCGAAGGCCTGCGCCAGGGCGCCGGAGGTCTTCTGGGCGTTGTTCACGCCCTCCAGCGCGTTCTGCAGCGTGTCGCCGAAGCTCGGCGCCTTGACGCCCGGCTGCTCCAGTCCCACCCGGTTGGGCGTGAACGCGCCGGGGTTGGGCATCGGCTCCAGCGCACGCGTACCGACCTGGTGCTGGTAACTGCGGATCTGCGAGAGGATGGAGGAGACGTCGGACATGGGCGGGTGCTTCGGTCGTCGGGGTGTCTTGCCTGATCAGTTGCAAGACCCGTGCCGGAAACCGCGCCCGTGGCCAGTCAGTTTTCCGTCGCCAGCGCGACGTCCTCGCGCTCGATGCCGTACTTGCGCAGCTTCTCCACCAGCGTGGTGCGGCGCAGGCCCAGCAGCTGCGCGGCATGCGCGACCACGCCACCGGCGCGGTCCAGCGCGTCGCGGATCAGGTTCAGTTCGATCTGGGCGATGTGTTCGCGCAGGTCGATGCCGGCCTCGGGCAGGCGGTCGGGCGGCGACACGGCGGCGGCGACGATCGCCGACGGCAGCGGCGCGGCCATGGCGGGGGCGGCGGCGACTGCTGCCGGCGTTTCCACCGCCGGCACGTCCACGCCTTCGGGCTGGTAGCGCTTGGGCAGGTCGGCCACGCGGACCAGGCCGCCGGGATGCAGCACGGCCAGGCGCTCGACCAGGTTGGTCAGCTCGCGTACGTTGCCCGGCCAGGCGTACAGGCGCAGGGCCTGCAGGGTCTCGTTGGCGAAGCGCACTTCGCCGCGGCCGGTGCGCGAGAGCTGGGCGGCGATGGTCATCACCAGGTCGGGCAGGTCGTCGGCGCGCTCGCGCAGCGCCGGCATCTCGATGGGGAACACGTTGAGGCGGTAGAACAGGTCTTCGCGGAAGTGGCCGTCGGCGATGCGCGCTTCCAGGTTGCGGTGGGTGGCGGCGATCACGCGCACGTTGCAGCGGATGGTCTGGTTGCCGCCGACGCGCTCGAAGCTGCGCTCCTGCAGCACGCGCAGCAGCTTGACCTGCATCGGCAGGCTCATGTCGCCGATCTCGTCCAGCAGCAGGGTGCCGCCCTCGGCCATCTCGAAGCGGCCCTTG
Proteins encoded:
- the fliE gene encoding flagellar hook-basal body complex protein FliE; the encoded protein is MSDVSSILSQIRSYQHQVGTRALEPMPNPGAFTPNRVGLEQPGVKAPSFGDTLQNALEGVNNAQKTSGALAQAFELGDPRADLARVMVAAQQSQVAFRATVEVRNRLVQAYQDVMNMPL
- a CDS encoding sigma-54 dependent transcriptional regulator, yielding MSESRILVIDADATRAERLAGLLEFMDLTPRWVASAGDVDVRRARQHDWLAVVVGSLDDQKAADTFFAWLGKAPLPPPVLLLEGDTAGFAAAHGLHEAGVWALESPIRHAQLEACLRRASLKRLDTEHQAQQVTTRGPTGNSPAVTRLRRMIEQVADFDTTVLVLGESGTGKEVVARAIHDQSPRRDGPFVAINCGAIPPDLLESELFGHEKGAFTGALTARKGRFEMAEGGTLLLDEIGDMSLPMQVKLLRVLQERSFERVGGNQTIRCNVRVIAATHRNLEARIADGHFREDLFYRLNVFPIEMPALRERADDLPDLVMTIAAQLSRTGRGEVRFANETLQALRLYAWPGNVRELTNLVERLAVLHPGGLVRVADLPKRYQPEGVDVPAVETPAAVAAAPAMAAPLPSAIVAAAVSPPDRLPEAGIDLREHIAQIELNLIRDALDRAGGVVAHAAQLLGLRRTTLVEKLRKYGIEREDVALATEN